In a single window of the Brachionichthys hirsutus isolate HB-005 chromosome 18, CSIRO-AGI_Bhir_v1, whole genome shotgun sequence genome:
- the cipca gene encoding CLOCK-interacting pacemaker a, protein MSRFSRPDQHRTPMFTRATHLGASRPDLERDSGFSDASSEHLSAVDATDSEDAGWNGSVVRAARDVAVMGGSYTGLPPVIVMNNFVLKQPSLMTPAEKQMGFPSSVEVLPPSQVVLLQPMVSNSSSSSQKTSSETIRQPKSCVPVRKSYPRIAPLPSDKPAKRMASSRLRVGSKSVHDQQKRRHSISRKRRSSSSPQPARPTAVKPIPTFEAAVNQSQVTERQFGDSSSSLLARTGPLPPYTNDLMTEMDSDGVHAAKYQDSSSIGSEKLVRFSNTYNMLSTCGLLGITMRTKRLIKENQDTQGQLQQLQEQTALLLEALSSGDPQLWSKLQVSLQHTNTEQGGGEGQRMQE, encoded by the exons ATGAGTCGCTTTAGTAGACCAGACCAACACCGGACACCAATGTTCACCAGGGCAACACACCTCGGAGCATCCAGGCCTGACCTGGAGAGAGACTCGGGCTTCTCAG ACGCTAGCTCTGAGCACCTCAGTGCGGTTGATGCGACCGACTCTGAAGACGCAGGATGGAATGGATCCGTAGTCCGAGCGGCCCGGGACGTGGCCGTGATGGGGGGCTCATACACTGGACTGCCTCCAGTGATCGTCATGAATAACTTTGTCCTGAAACAG CCGTCCTTGATGACTCCAGCAGAAAAACAGATGGGTTTTCCATCATCCGTGGAAGTGTTGCCGCCATCACAGGTTGTTCTTCTCCAGCCCATGGTCtcaaatagcagcagcagttcACAAAAGACTTCCTCTGAAACTATCCGGCAACCAAAAAGCTGCGTGCCCGTCCGCAAATCATATCCCAGAATTGCCCCACTCCCCTCTGACAAGCCTGCCAAGAGAATGGCATCTTCCCGGTTGAGGGTAGGCTCAAAGTCGGTCCATGACCAGCAGAAAAGGAGGCACTCCATTAGCCGCAAGCGTCGCAGCTCCTCCAGCCCACAGCCGGCACGGCCGACTGCAGTCAAGCCCATCCCCACCTTTGAAGCAGCAGTCAATCAATCACAGGTAACCGAGAGACAGTTCGGTGACAgttcctcctccctgctggCACGGACCGGCCCTCTGCCCCCCTACACAAATGATTTAATGACAGAGATGGACAGCGACGGGGTGCACGCTGCCAAATATCAAGATTCCTCATCAATAGGCAGTGAGAAACTGGTACGCTTCAGCAATACCTACAACATGCTCAGCACGTGTGGCCTGCTGGGGATCACGATGCGCACAAAGCGGCTGATCAAGGAAAATCAGGACACCCAaggccagctgcagcagcttcaggagcaaacggctctgctgctggaggccctTAGCAGTGGAGACCCACAACTGTGGTCGAAGCTGCAGGTCTCattacagcacacaaacacagagcaaGGCGGCGGGGAGGGTCAGAGGATGCAGGAGTAG
- the zdhhc22 gene encoding palmitoyltransferase ZDHHC22, whose protein sequence is MFTRMLKLRLLNAVAPAYFFVATAATFILHFCFFIPTLFPKPDVASLGGATALHVVVFLFLMFNALGNYIMTIIYPAESANQTAVPVCSPHCSDKVDAHYLLNGRHFCKLCKKVILKRDHHCFFTGNCIGNKNMRYFIMFCIYTSCTCLYCLVLGVAFLTVEYSTSFENPLTFLTLLPLSAGYFFMGTSSGLQLFVVLMLYVWLGIGLVCACFCCQQVLLVARGQTWCQMQRGQRHSNQSPWKANLEDVFGARWILGLILPVQTVETSSEDAHKQG, encoded by the exons ATGTTCACAAGGATGTTGAAGCTGAGGCTTCTCAACGCGGTGGCGCCTGCGTACTTCTTCGTGGCAACAGCGGCCACTTTCATCTTACACTTCTGTTTCTTCATCCCAACGCTCTTCCCGAAGCCGGACGTCGCTTCGCTCGGGGGGGCTACGGCTCTTCACGTGGTTGTTTTTCTGTTCCTGATGTTCAACGCGCTGGGAAACTACATAATGACTATTATATATCCTGCCGAGAGCGCCAACCAGACTGCAGTTCCAGTGTGTTCGCCGCACTGCTCGGACAAAGTGGACGCCCACTACCTCCTCAACGGTCGCCACTTCTGCAAACTGTGCAAGAAGGTTATTCTTAAGAGAGACCACCACTGCTTCTTCACTGGAAACTGCATTGGCAACAAAAACATGCGCTACTTCATCATGTTCTGCATCTACACGTCGTGCACCTGCTTGTACTGCTTGGTTCTTGGCGTGGCCTTTCTGACGGTGGAGTATTCCACCTCCTTCGAGAACCCACTGACATTCCTGACTCTCCTCCCACTGTCCGCTGGTTACTTCTTCATGG GAACGAGCTCGGGCTTGCAGCTGTTCGTGGTGCTGATGCTCTACGTGTGGCTCGGCATCGGTCTCGTCTGTGCTTGTTTTTGCTGCcagcaggtgctgctggtggcGCGGGGACAGACCTGGTGTCAGATGCAGCGAGGGCAGCGGCACAGCAACCAAAGTCCCTGGAAAGCCAACCTCGAGGATGTTTTTGGCGCCCGCTGGATTCTCGGACTCATTCTGCCCGTGCAAACCGTGGAGACGAGCTCTGAAGACGCACACAAACAAGGCTGA